In a genomic window of Flavobacterium sp. KACC 22761:
- a CDS encoding polysaccharide deacetylase family protein — MSKQIFLIIACVIFGSFTSFSNGIILKDSSKPKTISFKIKLKSADKIKVAVSPLKYNKHLAYSFTFDDGYRSAYLTAFPLLNGGKISNSSINEWKIDQGGDGTISEGLFYSDGMGNKIPFKLALAINGGSIRDLPENRGHLSWKEVKEMYNAGWDILNHGFHHATKHGTNYKTEVTENTTSIKQNLDFNMSHFVVPGGEGDEKYYLEYEKEALNNGHFSVASYYGVGPVFKVDSKVDLDKMISARTFVQSSKDTTSFKTMDKYLKTIDSIVKQKDPVWFNEFTHGTGNTNLWNLSMRFPEFKYYMTTLANKYGLKGNDSIWMAPWQEVYEYIWLRDRIKVDFQQKNKEVTVTIQLPEIPENFRNRDISLNVETSSKFEIESNKDLKIKDDGKTTHKQILIQL, encoded by the coding sequence ATGTCAAAACAAATCTTCCTTATAATAGCTTGCGTAATCTTCGGAAGCTTTACTAGTTTTTCAAACGGAATTATTCTAAAAGATTCTTCAAAACCGAAAACTATTTCATTCAAAATAAAATTAAAATCGGCAGATAAAATCAAAGTTGCTGTTTCTCCTTTAAAATACAATAAACATTTAGCGTATAGTTTTACGTTTGATGATGGTTACAGATCGGCCTATTTAACCGCTTTTCCATTATTGAATGGAGGAAAAATCAGTAATTCATCAATAAACGAATGGAAAATCGATCAAGGTGGAGACGGAACAATTTCAGAAGGGCTTTTTTATTCAGACGGAATGGGAAATAAAATTCCGTTTAAATTGGCATTAGCGATAAATGGAGGTTCAATTCGTGATTTGCCAGAAAATCGCGGACATCTTTCGTGGAAAGAAGTAAAAGAAATGTACAATGCTGGTTGGGATATTTTGAATCATGGATTTCATCACGCTACCAAACATGGAACAAACTACAAAACAGAAGTAACCGAAAATACTACTTCGATTAAACAAAATCTAGATTTCAATATGTCTCATTTTGTGGTTCCTGGTGGAGAAGGTGATGAAAAGTATTATTTGGAATATGAAAAAGAGGCACTTAATAACGGACATTTTTCGGTGGCGTCTTATTATGGTGTTGGACCGGTTTTTAAAGTAGATTCAAAAGTAGATTTAGATAAAATGATTTCTGCCCGAACTTTTGTGCAGAGTTCAAAAGACACAACAAGTTTTAAAACGATGGATAAATATTTAAAAACGATAGATTCTATTGTAAAACAGAAAGATCCAGTTTGGTTTAACGAATTCACGCACGGAACTGGAAATACAAATTTGTGGAATCTAAGTATGCGTTTTCCTGAATTCAAATATTATATGACTACGCTTGCCAATAAATACGGTTTAAAAGGGAACGACTCAATCTGGATGGCGCCGTGGCAGGAGGTTTACGAATACATTTGGTTAAGAGACCGAATAAAAGTCGATTTCCAGCAGAAAAATAAGGAAGTAACCGTAACAATTCAGCTTCCAGAAATTCCAGAAAATTTTAGAAATCGTGATATTTCATTAAATGTAGAAACGTCATCAAAATTTGAAATCGAATCGAATAAAGATTTGAAAATAAAAGATGACGGAAAAACAACGCACAAACAGATTTTAATACAATTGTAG
- a CDS encoding LLM class flavin-dependent oxidoreductase, whose amino-acid sequence MKKPISVSILELAIITQDSNATETFQKTKDIAQLADKLGYKRIWLAEHHNMAHVASTATVVLIGYVASQTENIRVGSGGIMLPNHSPLVVAEQFGTLETLYPNRIDLGLGRAPGTDQPTAEAIRKDFFEQAQRFPQNVTKLQEYFSTENATGKVRAFPAEGLNVPIWILGSSMESAALAAAYGLPYAFAGHFAPKLMIQAFEFYRENFQPSEYLNEPKTMACVNIIAANTNEEAELLSTSLYQMFLNLIRNDRKGLQPPVSSLDDIMNEAERYHVNQMTAGTFTGNKEQLVTDLKKFVNYAQINELMVTSPIFDHQAKLKSIEITKEVIDTINESIHI is encoded by the coding sequence ATGAAAAAACCAATTTCAGTCTCAATATTAGAGCTTGCAATTATCACTCAAGATAGCAACGCAACCGAAACATTTCAAAAAACAAAAGACATTGCGCAATTAGCCGATAAACTCGGATACAAGAGAATCTGGTTGGCAGAACACCATAATATGGCGCATGTTGCAAGTACTGCAACTGTAGTTTTAATTGGTTATGTTGCAAGTCAAACCGAAAATATCCGAGTAGGTTCTGGCGGAATTATGCTTCCAAATCATTCTCCTTTAGTAGTAGCAGAACAATTCGGAACTTTAGAAACGCTTTACCCAAACCGAATCGATTTAGGTTTAGGAAGAGCTCCAGGAACTGATCAGCCAACTGCCGAAGCGATTCGAAAAGACTTTTTTGAACAAGCACAGCGATTTCCACAAAACGTAACTAAACTTCAAGAATATTTTTCAACCGAAAATGCAACAGGAAAAGTCCGTGCATTTCCAGCCGAAGGCCTAAACGTCCCAATTTGGATTTTAGGATCAAGCATGGAAAGCGCAGCTTTGGCGGCGGCTTACGGATTGCCTTATGCCTTCGCTGGACATTTTGCACCAAAACTGATGATTCAGGCATTTGAATTCTATCGCGAAAATTTTCAACCTTCAGAATATTTGAATGAACCAAAAACAATGGCTTGTGTCAATATAATCGCAGCAAACACAAATGAAGAAGCTGAATTATTATCGACAAGTTTGTATCAAATGTTTTTAAACCTGATTAGAAATGATCGTAAAGGTTTGCAACCACCTGTTTCTTCATTAGATGATATTATGAATGAAGCGGAACGTTATCATGTCAATCAAATGACTGCTGGAACCTTCACAGGAAATAAAGAACAATTAGTAACTGACTTGAAAAAGTTTGTCAATTACGCCCAAATAAATGAGCTTATGGTTACGAGTCCAATATTTGATCATCAAGCAAAGTTAAAAAGTATTGAAATTACTAAAGAAGTAATAGATACGATCAACGAAAGTATACATATATAA